A region of Peromyscus maniculatus bairdii isolate BWxNUB_F1_BW_parent chromosome 7, HU_Pman_BW_mat_3.1, whole genome shotgun sequence DNA encodes the following proteins:
- the LOC102924668 gene encoding uncharacterized protein LOC102924668 isoform X6, whose amino-acid sequence MGQTCTGKKSYECNECGKSFKYSANLNIHMRTHTGEKPYQCKECGKAFSRCYPLTQHLKTHTEEKPFECKVCGKCFRNSSCLNDHFRVHTGIKPYKCKDCGKAFTGRSGLSKHLPTHTGEKPYKCKECGKAFTSTSGLIKHMKSHMGERPFECDHCGKAFASSSTLITHLRTHTGEKPFECKVCGKAFTCSSYLRIHMRTHTGEKPYVCKECGRAFTERTSLTKHLRTHTGENPFECSVCGKAFACSSYLHNHIRTHTGEKPYICKECGKAFTVSSHLSKHVRIHTGEKPHKCEECGKAFTVRSGLTKHIRTHTGEKPYTCKECGKAFTTSSGLLEHIRSHTGEKPYECDQCGKAFASSSYLIAHLRIHTGEKPFECNVCGKAFTCSSYLHIHMRTHTGEKPYECKECGKAFAVYSHLSKHVRIHSGEKAYKCKSYGIPFSSSHLSGHIKTLEINSLVGRNEETALGSSIALTMNSNSQWQESLSV is encoded by the coding sequence ATGGGTCAAACATGCACTGGAAAAAAAtcctatgaatgtaatgaatgtgggaaaagttttaaatattctgCCAACCTTAATATTCATATGCGTACCCACACTGGGGAGAAACCTTATCAATGTAAGGAATGTGGGAAAGCTTTTTCTAGGTGTTACCCACTAACTCAGCACTTAAAAACTcacactgaagagaagcccttTGAATGTAAGGTTTGTGGAAAATGCTTTAGAAATTCCTCATGCCTTAATGATCACTTTCGAGTTCACACTGGAATAAAGCCCTATAAATGTAAGGACTGTGGCAAAGCCTTCACAGGGCGCTCTGGCCTTAGTAAACATTTAccaacacatactggagagaagccttataaatgtaaggaatgtgggaaagcctttacTTCAACCTCAGGCCTTATAAAACATATGAAAAGTCACATGGGGGAGAGACCCTTTGAATGTGATCATTGTGGAAAAGCTTTTGCTTCTTCCTCAACTCTTATTACACATTtgagaacacacactggagagaagccctttgAGTGTAAAGTATGTGGGAAAGCATTTACATGTTCCTCCTACCTTCGCATTCACATGAGgactcacactggagagaagccctatgtaTGTAAGGAATGTGGCAGAGCCTTCACTGAGCGCACAAGTCTTACTAAACATTTAcgaacacacactggagaaaatcCCTTTGAATGCAGTGTGTGTGGAAAAGCATTTGCATGTTCTTCCTACCTTCATAATCACATACGgactcacactggagagaaaccttatatatgtaaggaatgtggaaaagcctttacTGTTTCTTCACATCTAAGTAAACATGTAAGaattcacacaggagagaaaccccATAAGTGTGAGGAATGTGGGAAAGCATTCACTGTGCGTTCTGGTCTCACAAAACATATACGAACTCACACAGGGGAGAAGCCCTATACTTGtaaagaatgtgggaaagcctttacTACATCTTCAGGCCTCCTTGAACATATAAGAAgtcacacaggagagaaaccatATGAATGTGACCAGTGTGGAAAGGCCTTTGCTTCTTCTTCATATCTTATTGCACATCtgagaattcatactggagaaaaaccctttGAGTGTAACGTGTGTGGGAAGGCATTTACATGTTCCTCCTACCTCCACATTCACATGCgaactcacactggagagaagccctatgaatgtaaggAGTGTGGGAAAGCTTTTGCTGTTTACTCACATCTAAGTAAACATGTAAGAATTCACAGTGGGGAGAAAGCCTATAAATGTAAAAGTTATGGAATACCTTTCAGTAGTTCTCATCTTTCAGGACATATAAAAACCCTTGAGATAAATTCTTTGGTTGGAAGGAATGAAGAGACTGCTTTAGGAAGTTCTATTGCTTTAACAATGAATTCAAATTCACAGTGGCAAGAAAGCTTATCAGTGTAA